From a region of the Mycosarcoma maydis chromosome 7, whole genome shotgun sequence genome:
- a CDS encoding uncharacterized protein (related to DAP1 heme-binding damage response protein) produces the protein MMEPTTKPTHPPKDDPISVEELKQYDGTDESKPVYVAVKGTVFDVSPKREMYSPGKGYHIFAGKDGSRGLGMSSLKPEDAVADYSTLDDKQLKVLNDWHSYYTKRYNIVGKVAQS, from the exons ATGATGGAGCCAACGACAAAGCCGACCCA CCCACCTAAGGACGACCCGATCTCtgtcgaggagctcaagcagTACGACGGCACGGACGAGTCCAAGCCTGTCTACGTCGCTGTAAAGGGCACCGTGTTCGATGTTTCGCCCAAGCGTGAGATGTACAGCCCTGGCAAAGGGTACCACATCTTTGCAGGCAAGGACGGCTCGCGCGGCCTGGGAATGTCGTCGCTCAAGCCTGAGGATGCGGTTGCGGACTACAGCACTCTCGATgacaagcagctcaaggtGCTCAATGACTGG CACTCGTATTACACAAAGCGATACAACATTGTCGGCAAGGTCGCACAGTCATAA
- a CDS encoding pyridoxamine-phosphate oxidase PDX3 (related to pyridoxamine-phosphate oxidase), translating into MDVNVRATDATTTAITSHNQYRTSGLELDDLSPSPIVQFNRWFQHANENGVTEPEAMTISTVAIENGVARPSSRVVLLKQVDEQGFLFFSNYSSRKGRELEANPYASLTFYWKQLSRSVRVCGRVEKLSAQESKAYYDSRPLGSRIGAWASPQSSTIVSRQELEDKVKEVESKFRVPGAAGLDEANKWQGDEKRVDVPLPDFWGGYRIVPDEVEFWCGRPNRLHDRFRYTRSIESQVAANEDKWSIDRLAP; encoded by the coding sequence ATGGATGTAAACGTCAGGGCAACAGATGCGACCACGACGGCGATCACATCTCACAACCAATACAGAACCAGCGGCTTGGAACTAGATGATCTCTCGCCGAGTCCGATCGTCCAATTCAACCGGTGGTTTCAGCACGCCAATGAGAACGGCGTAACTGAACCTGAAGCCATGACCATCTCTACAGTCGCTATTGAGAACGGAGTGGCACGACCGTCTTCTCgcgtggtgctgctgaagcaAGTCGACGAACAAGGCTTCTTGTTTTTCTCCAATTACAGCTCTCGAAAGGGACGAGAGTTGGAAGCGAATCCGTATGCTTCGCTTACGTTTTACTGGAAGCAACTCTCGAGGTCTGTCCGCGTCTGCGGCCGCGTCGAAAAACTCAGCGCACAAGAGTCAAAGGCGTACTACGACTCGCGTCCGTTGGGTAGCCGCATCGGCGCTTGGGCCAGTCCACAGTCTAGTACGATCGTGTCCAGGCAGGAACTGGAAGACAAGGTCAAAGAGGTGGAGTCCAAGTTCCGCGTTCCCGGCGCCGCTGGTCTGGACGAGGCAAACAAGTGGCAAGGGGACGAGAAGCGCGTTGATGTACCCCTGCCCGACTTCTGGGGCGGCTACAGAATCGTACCGGACGAGGTCGAGTTTTGGTGTGGCCGACCAAACCGGTTGCACGACAGATTCAGGTATACGAGGAGTATTGAGAGCCAAGTTGCTGCGAATGAAGACAAATGGAGTATCGACCGCCTAGCTCCatga